A single Venturia canescens isolate UGA chromosome 1, ASM1945775v1, whole genome shotgun sequence DNA region contains:
- the su(sable) gene encoding uncharacterized protein su(sable) isoform X2 — MMMIIIIVIIIIMTYYYDNLTMLIPPMIFYMLMMLTFDEFPDFQPFLCSNDLTFNCAKKFLVKLITARKFMRALVDNDDLEDGEIPSDEDDEPTPPPPVVKPPTEPVKPTIAADSPKHKNFEPKFTKNKKPSSSTSNTNNSKQDRFGKYKNPSEDWAGDVEKAIRAALEEQDRSKGQDNAKSKSRSNRSKNRKRIRDEKEEERAKAQKKRKLSDEENGNEDDDEMLFVRGASPVSRRDGHDTTRSSPRRSTERDSYDNVSENDDRSSDRRQRDNDSNKRGSNSGAGGRGPVRRGGKTERGGKNKGRGQLRNDRNGRRNQNSDHGQDPDAICLYYMQGKCHRGDDCPFSHNALPPRKMELCKFYLMDCCAKRDKCLYMHHDFPCKFFHTGLKCVNGENCKFSHEPLNEQVKNILLKHLETAPKEILGDFPRLSREGALMMINNTARNAAQSQETANQKIPSLFDVALPAPVNATDQEDEEPRGNSTTTTSNKDQNAVVPSQQKRPTSSTAKERKPAGKKTRWGSDEDRVPYEQIMLLQSVSQLGLHLPNVALGLAVQQQLQQHILIQQCIANMEFYNEIHGSPGDPTAIKDKVKAMENSDFTKDVSEEAIAAQSKASSEGVEASSKDIDLREVLNANRASAVSCIADAAANLETPKFDDESDRDEETGLVIEMPVEDEDKNKEEEKDKGMITREEAATENDSVMKETVEKREVPEDGSIHSRKTATGHVSSPMRNENVTEDQEMPPNLPKKAQELFMRIQQQQRAAKDSLAIADDKGKVEEATKDDPWYSDDEETEKHDDDDDDDDDDDEAGNLTIVLKDPQKDESDRGEDGGPETPEKEKAPEIPEVPSIPQPAVFGDKLGNLSKIDISAEVTKILSAIKPHGSKLHAPRPEVAQSSIESRLESAAHPAYDASSEVSKNSRLSTEDLKKLPSLETSASRDTEGNKSKSENGKWSPKPSSAGNAAAVSRDPRMSRDPRQRREEQKSVSPSRNESKKESRSLRLETSIYSSGITIMDANMDTDLRARPDQDHRRKDMDLRQRFQQQDFGDTDLRVVGSNFSDGSNWRSDVDLRPMLTLPFKPAPSHVPCTEIEASISSHPSMSYKVYVVDIPRPDYTGLKLTKNDAQVKYDPRLRKIFRLPKVDIADSPMSPPPAVPVKPETPKSPPHLTVRSDPRRKALETSSQVSQNISGSGVSANPVGVVGMLQGQGQSGMGHQQSEGMSAMGMNVSGMQVPSGIPGMPPMGQNPIMGGIGGPMIGGPIAPSNLPPMGMGPGPNMGGPGNGPPMTYDPRYAAQRNGGPGLLGPAPGMGYGPDVGPPSYDGPSGYPGQGNFNNFGPGPGAQDSGMMAFGPGGPNPGSFGGNVPPAEWTPANQNQMRRGGGGGSNRVRRRNRNRANSGPNNRRSPQ, encoded by the exons atgatgatgattattattattgttattattattattatgactTATTATTATGACAACCTGACGATGTTGATTCCACCAATGATCTTTTATATGTTGATGATGCTGACGTTTGATGAGTTCCCCGATTTTCAACCG TTTCTATGCTCGAACGATTTGACCTTCAACTGTGCGAAAAAATTCCTCGTCAAACTGATCACCGCACGGAAATTTATGAGAGCTCT TGTGGATAATGATGACTTGGAAGATGGAGAAATACCATcggacgaggatgacgaacCAACTCCGCCACCTCCAGTTGTCAAACCACCCACCGAACCGGTCAAACCGACAATCGCTGCTGATTCACCCAAGCACAAAAATTTTGAGCCAAAATTCACGAAGAACAAGAAACCGAGTAGCAGCACCAGCAATACAAATAATAGCAAACAAGACAGATTTGGCAAGTACAAAAACCCTTCCGAGGACTGGGCAGGTGATGTGGAGAAAGCCATTCGTGCTGCGCTAGAAGAACAGGACCGCTCCAAAGGGCAGGACAATGCTAAATCTAAAAGCAGAAGTAATCGCAGcaaaaacagaaaaagaatTCGCGATGAAAAAGAAGAGGAACGAGCCAAGGCACAGAAG aaacgaaAATTGAGCGATGAAGAAAATGGTAACGAAGATGACGATGAGATGCTTTTCGTTCGTGGGGCGTCACCAGTTTCGCGCAGGGACGGTCACGATACGACACGATCATCGCCAAGGCGTTCTACCGAACGTGACAGTTACGATAATGTGTCTGAAAACGATGACAGATCGAGTGACCGGAGGCAGAGAGACAACGATAGCAATAAAAGAGGCAGCAACAGCGGTGCTGGAGGACGTGGCCCTG TTCGTCGAGGTGGAAAAACAGAACGAGGTGGTAAAAACAAGGGTCGAGGGCAGCTCAGGAACGATAGGAACGGCAGAAGGAATCAAAATTCCGATCACGGTCAGGATCCCGACGCGATTTGTCTGTACTACATGCAGGGGAAATGTCATCGAGGTGACGATTGTCCCTTCTCGCACAATGCTTTGCCACCACGAAAGATggaattgtgcaaattttatCTCATGGATTGTTGCGCCAAACGTGACAAATGTTTGTACATGCATCATGATTTTCCTTGTAAATTTTTCCACACCGGGCTCAAATGCGTCAACGGTGAAAACTGCAAGTTTTCACACGAGCCGCTTAACGAACAA gttaaaaatattttgctcaAACACTTGGAAACTGCGCCGAAAGAAATACTCGGTGATTTTCCCCGGCTCAGTCGCGAAGGTGCATTGATGATGATCAACAACACCGCTAGGAATGCGGCGCAAAGTCAAGAGACTGCGAACCAGAAAATCCCGAGTTTATTCGATGTTGCTCTTCCAGCTCCCGTCAATGCCACCGACCAGGAGGACGAGG AGCCCCGAGGGAACAGTACAACAACCACGTCAAATAAGGATCAAAATGCTGTGGTCCCGTCCCAACAAAAGAGACCAACATCTTCAACTGCAAAAGAACGGAAACCAGCGGGAAAAAAGACACGTTGGGGTTCGGACGAAGATCGAGTGCCTTATGAACAAATAATGTTGCTCCAATCGGTGAGCCAACTTGGTCTTCATCTACCTAATGTTGCTCTTGGTCTTGCCGTACAACAACAGCTTCAGCAACATATATTAATACAGCAATGCATCGCTAATATGGAATTCTACAATGAGATACACGGTAGTCCGGGCGATCCGACGGCGATTAAAGATAAAGTTAAGGCTATGGAAAACTCAGATTTTACGAAAGATGTCAGCGAGGAAGCGATAGCTGCTcag TCGAAAGCCAGCTCCGAAGGTGTTGAAGCATCTTCGAAAGACATCGATCTCAGGGAAGTTTTGAATGCGAACAGAGCGTCTGCTGTTTCGTGTATAGCCGACGCTGCTGCTAATTTGGAAACTCCGAAATTCGACGATGAAAGCGATCGCGATGAAGAAACGGGTCTCGTTATTGAAATGCcggtcgaagacgaggacaagaataaagaggaagagaaagataaGGGAATGATTACCCGGGAAGAAGCAGCTACAGAAAATGATAGCGTCATGAAGGAAACCGTCGAAAAACGTGAAG TACCTGAAGATGGATCGATCCATTCTCGCAAAACTGCAACTGGACACGTATCTTCACCAATGCGTAATGAAAATGTAACGGAGGATCAAGAAATGCCACCGAATTTGCCGAAAAAGGCTCAAGAGCTTTTCATGAGAATTCAACAGCAGCAAAGAGCTGCGAAAGACAGTTTGGCGATTGCGGATGACAAGGGCAAAGTGGAAGAAGCGACGAAGGACGATCCTTGGTAttccgacgacgaagagaCTGAGAaacacgacgacgacgacgacgacgatgacgatgacgatgaagCTGGCAACCTTACGATCGTTTTAAAAGATCCACAAAAAGATGAGAGCGACCGGGGCGAAGACGGCGGTCCTGAAACTCCAGAAAAGGAGAAAGCGCCAGAGATCCCGGAAGTACCAAGTATTCCACAACCAGCGGTATTCGGTGATAAGTTAGGAAATCTCAGTAAGATCGACATAAGCGCAgaagtaacaaaaatattgtccGCAATAAAACCGCACGGTTCAAAATTGCACGCACCCCGACCAGAAGTTGCTCAATCAAGTATCGAGTCTCGCCTGGAGAGTGCAGCGCATCCGGCTTACGATGCATCGTCCGAGGTGTCTAAAAATTCTCGACTAAGTACAGAAGATTTAAAAAAGCTGCCGAGCTTGGAGACGAGTGCATCTCGAGATACCGAAGGAAACAAATCAAAATCCGAAAACGGCAAGTGGAGCCCAAAGCCGTCAAGTGCAGGGAACGCTGCAGCGGTTTCGAGAGATCCTCGAATGTCGAGAGACCCTCGTCAACGTCGAGAAGAACAAAAATCTGTGAGCCCAAGTCGGAACGAATCGAAGAAGGAGTCGCGCTCACTGCGTCTTGAAACATCGATATACTCCTCTGGAATAACTATAATGGACGCGAACATGGACACGGATTTGCGGGCTAGACCGGACCAAGATCATCGTCGAAAAGATATGGATCTACGACAGCGATTTCAGCAGCAAGATTTCGGCGATACTGATCTTCGGGTGGTTGGGAGTAATTTTTCAGACGGTTCAAATTGGCGTTCGGACGTAGATTTAAGACCAATGTTAACTTTACCGTTCAAGCCAGCGCCGTCTCATGTGCCGTGTACGGAAATCGAGGCCAGCATATCATCGCATCCATCAATGTCTTACAAAGTATATGTAGTCGATATACCGCGTCCCGATTATACGGGACTTAAGTTAACGAAAAACGATGCTCAGGTCAAATACGATCCGCgattaagaaaaattttccgatTGCCAAAAGTCGATATCGCTGATTCTCCAATGTCGCCACCACCAGCGGTGCCGGTAAAACCGGAAACACCGAAGTCTCCACCTCACTTGACAGTGCGATCAGATCCTCGAAGAAAAGCCCTTGAGACTTCGAGTCAAGTTTCACAGAATATCAGCGGTTCCGGTGTGTCCGCGAATCCTGTGGGAGTAGTAGGAATGTTGCAGGGTCAAGGTCAAAGTGGTATGGGACATCAACAATCGGAAGGAATGTCGGCAATGGGAATGAATGTTTCGGGCATGCAAGTACCATCGGGTATTCCAGGAATGCCACCGATGGGTCAAAATCCTATCATGGGAGGAATAGGAGGGCCAATGATAGGCGGGCCAATCGCGCCTTCGAATTTACCACCGATGGGAATGGGGCCCGGTCCGAATATGGGCGGCCCTGGAAATGGACCCCCGATGACTTACGATCCAAGATATGCTGCTCAGAGAAATGGAGGTCCAGGACTTTTGGGACCAGCGCCTGGAATGGGTTATGGTCCTGATGTTGGGCCACCTTCTTATGATGGGCCTTCTGGTTATCCTGGACAGggtaatttcaataatttcggcCCTGGACCCGGGGCACAGGATTCTGGAATGATGGCCTTCGGACCGGGTGGCCCTAATCCCGGAAGCTTCGGCGGAAACGTACCACCAGCTGAATGGACGCCGGCTAATCAGAATCAGATGAGACGCGGGGGTGGCGGTGGCAGTAATAGAGTCAGAAGAAGAAACCGAAATAGAGCAAATTCTGGACCTAACAATAGAAGATCTCCGCAATAA
- the su(sable) gene encoding uncharacterized protein su(sable) isoform X1, whose translation MMMIIIIVIIIIMTYYYDNLTMLIPPMIFYMLMMLTFDEFPDFQPFLCSNDLTFNCAKKFLVKLITARKFMRALSVDNDDLEDGEIPSDEDDEPTPPPPVVKPPTEPVKPTIAADSPKHKNFEPKFTKNKKPSSSTSNTNNSKQDRFGKYKNPSEDWAGDVEKAIRAALEEQDRSKGQDNAKSKSRSNRSKNRKRIRDEKEEERAKAQKKRKLSDEENGNEDDDEMLFVRGASPVSRRDGHDTTRSSPRRSTERDSYDNVSENDDRSSDRRQRDNDSNKRGSNSGAGGRGPVRRGGKTERGGKNKGRGQLRNDRNGRRNQNSDHGQDPDAICLYYMQGKCHRGDDCPFSHNALPPRKMELCKFYLMDCCAKRDKCLYMHHDFPCKFFHTGLKCVNGENCKFSHEPLNEQVKNILLKHLETAPKEILGDFPRLSREGALMMINNTARNAAQSQETANQKIPSLFDVALPAPVNATDQEDEEPRGNSTTTTSNKDQNAVVPSQQKRPTSSTAKERKPAGKKTRWGSDEDRVPYEQIMLLQSVSQLGLHLPNVALGLAVQQQLQQHILIQQCIANMEFYNEIHGSPGDPTAIKDKVKAMENSDFTKDVSEEAIAAQSKASSEGVEASSKDIDLREVLNANRASAVSCIADAAANLETPKFDDESDRDEETGLVIEMPVEDEDKNKEEEKDKGMITREEAATENDSVMKETVEKREVPEDGSIHSRKTATGHVSSPMRNENVTEDQEMPPNLPKKAQELFMRIQQQQRAAKDSLAIADDKGKVEEATKDDPWYSDDEETEKHDDDDDDDDDDDEAGNLTIVLKDPQKDESDRGEDGGPETPEKEKAPEIPEVPSIPQPAVFGDKLGNLSKIDISAEVTKILSAIKPHGSKLHAPRPEVAQSSIESRLESAAHPAYDASSEVSKNSRLSTEDLKKLPSLETSASRDTEGNKSKSENGKWSPKPSSAGNAAAVSRDPRMSRDPRQRREEQKSVSPSRNESKKESRSLRLETSIYSSGITIMDANMDTDLRARPDQDHRRKDMDLRQRFQQQDFGDTDLRVVGSNFSDGSNWRSDVDLRPMLTLPFKPAPSHVPCTEIEASISSHPSMSYKVYVVDIPRPDYTGLKLTKNDAQVKYDPRLRKIFRLPKVDIADSPMSPPPAVPVKPETPKSPPHLTVRSDPRRKALETSSQVSQNISGSGVSANPVGVVGMLQGQGQSGMGHQQSEGMSAMGMNVSGMQVPSGIPGMPPMGQNPIMGGIGGPMIGGPIAPSNLPPMGMGPGPNMGGPGNGPPMTYDPRYAAQRNGGPGLLGPAPGMGYGPDVGPPSYDGPSGYPGQGNFNNFGPGPGAQDSGMMAFGPGGPNPGSFGGNVPPAEWTPANQNQMRRGGGGGSNRVRRRNRNRANSGPNNRRSPQ comes from the exons atgatgatgattattattattgttattattattattatgactTATTATTATGACAACCTGACGATGTTGATTCCACCAATGATCTTTTATATGTTGATGATGCTGACGTTTGATGAGTTCCCCGATTTTCAACCG TTTCTATGCTCGAACGATTTGACCTTCAACTGTGCGAAAAAATTCCTCGTCAAACTGATCACCGCACGGAAATTTATGAGAGCTCT CAGTGTGGATAATGATGACTTGGAAGATGGAGAAATACCATcggacgaggatgacgaacCAACTCCGCCACCTCCAGTTGTCAAACCACCCACCGAACCGGTCAAACCGACAATCGCTGCTGATTCACCCAAGCACAAAAATTTTGAGCCAAAATTCACGAAGAACAAGAAACCGAGTAGCAGCACCAGCAATACAAATAATAGCAAACAAGACAGATTTGGCAAGTACAAAAACCCTTCCGAGGACTGGGCAGGTGATGTGGAGAAAGCCATTCGTGCTGCGCTAGAAGAACAGGACCGCTCCAAAGGGCAGGACAATGCTAAATCTAAAAGCAGAAGTAATCGCAGcaaaaacagaaaaagaatTCGCGATGAAAAAGAAGAGGAACGAGCCAAGGCACAGAAG aaacgaaAATTGAGCGATGAAGAAAATGGTAACGAAGATGACGATGAGATGCTTTTCGTTCGTGGGGCGTCACCAGTTTCGCGCAGGGACGGTCACGATACGACACGATCATCGCCAAGGCGTTCTACCGAACGTGACAGTTACGATAATGTGTCTGAAAACGATGACAGATCGAGTGACCGGAGGCAGAGAGACAACGATAGCAATAAAAGAGGCAGCAACAGCGGTGCTGGAGGACGTGGCCCTG TTCGTCGAGGTGGAAAAACAGAACGAGGTGGTAAAAACAAGGGTCGAGGGCAGCTCAGGAACGATAGGAACGGCAGAAGGAATCAAAATTCCGATCACGGTCAGGATCCCGACGCGATTTGTCTGTACTACATGCAGGGGAAATGTCATCGAGGTGACGATTGTCCCTTCTCGCACAATGCTTTGCCACCACGAAAGATggaattgtgcaaattttatCTCATGGATTGTTGCGCCAAACGTGACAAATGTTTGTACATGCATCATGATTTTCCTTGTAAATTTTTCCACACCGGGCTCAAATGCGTCAACGGTGAAAACTGCAAGTTTTCACACGAGCCGCTTAACGAACAA gttaaaaatattttgctcaAACACTTGGAAACTGCGCCGAAAGAAATACTCGGTGATTTTCCCCGGCTCAGTCGCGAAGGTGCATTGATGATGATCAACAACACCGCTAGGAATGCGGCGCAAAGTCAAGAGACTGCGAACCAGAAAATCCCGAGTTTATTCGATGTTGCTCTTCCAGCTCCCGTCAATGCCACCGACCAGGAGGACGAGG AGCCCCGAGGGAACAGTACAACAACCACGTCAAATAAGGATCAAAATGCTGTGGTCCCGTCCCAACAAAAGAGACCAACATCTTCAACTGCAAAAGAACGGAAACCAGCGGGAAAAAAGACACGTTGGGGTTCGGACGAAGATCGAGTGCCTTATGAACAAATAATGTTGCTCCAATCGGTGAGCCAACTTGGTCTTCATCTACCTAATGTTGCTCTTGGTCTTGCCGTACAACAACAGCTTCAGCAACATATATTAATACAGCAATGCATCGCTAATATGGAATTCTACAATGAGATACACGGTAGTCCGGGCGATCCGACGGCGATTAAAGATAAAGTTAAGGCTATGGAAAACTCAGATTTTACGAAAGATGTCAGCGAGGAAGCGATAGCTGCTcag TCGAAAGCCAGCTCCGAAGGTGTTGAAGCATCTTCGAAAGACATCGATCTCAGGGAAGTTTTGAATGCGAACAGAGCGTCTGCTGTTTCGTGTATAGCCGACGCTGCTGCTAATTTGGAAACTCCGAAATTCGACGATGAAAGCGATCGCGATGAAGAAACGGGTCTCGTTATTGAAATGCcggtcgaagacgaggacaagaataaagaggaagagaaagataaGGGAATGATTACCCGGGAAGAAGCAGCTACAGAAAATGATAGCGTCATGAAGGAAACCGTCGAAAAACGTGAAG TACCTGAAGATGGATCGATCCATTCTCGCAAAACTGCAACTGGACACGTATCTTCACCAATGCGTAATGAAAATGTAACGGAGGATCAAGAAATGCCACCGAATTTGCCGAAAAAGGCTCAAGAGCTTTTCATGAGAATTCAACAGCAGCAAAGAGCTGCGAAAGACAGTTTGGCGATTGCGGATGACAAGGGCAAAGTGGAAGAAGCGACGAAGGACGATCCTTGGTAttccgacgacgaagagaCTGAGAaacacgacgacgacgacgacgacgatgacgatgacgatgaagCTGGCAACCTTACGATCGTTTTAAAAGATCCACAAAAAGATGAGAGCGACCGGGGCGAAGACGGCGGTCCTGAAACTCCAGAAAAGGAGAAAGCGCCAGAGATCCCGGAAGTACCAAGTATTCCACAACCAGCGGTATTCGGTGATAAGTTAGGAAATCTCAGTAAGATCGACATAAGCGCAgaagtaacaaaaatattgtccGCAATAAAACCGCACGGTTCAAAATTGCACGCACCCCGACCAGAAGTTGCTCAATCAAGTATCGAGTCTCGCCTGGAGAGTGCAGCGCATCCGGCTTACGATGCATCGTCCGAGGTGTCTAAAAATTCTCGACTAAGTACAGAAGATTTAAAAAAGCTGCCGAGCTTGGAGACGAGTGCATCTCGAGATACCGAAGGAAACAAATCAAAATCCGAAAACGGCAAGTGGAGCCCAAAGCCGTCAAGTGCAGGGAACGCTGCAGCGGTTTCGAGAGATCCTCGAATGTCGAGAGACCCTCGTCAACGTCGAGAAGAACAAAAATCTGTGAGCCCAAGTCGGAACGAATCGAAGAAGGAGTCGCGCTCACTGCGTCTTGAAACATCGATATACTCCTCTGGAATAACTATAATGGACGCGAACATGGACACGGATTTGCGGGCTAGACCGGACCAAGATCATCGTCGAAAAGATATGGATCTACGACAGCGATTTCAGCAGCAAGATTTCGGCGATACTGATCTTCGGGTGGTTGGGAGTAATTTTTCAGACGGTTCAAATTGGCGTTCGGACGTAGATTTAAGACCAATGTTAACTTTACCGTTCAAGCCAGCGCCGTCTCATGTGCCGTGTACGGAAATCGAGGCCAGCATATCATCGCATCCATCAATGTCTTACAAAGTATATGTAGTCGATATACCGCGTCCCGATTATACGGGACTTAAGTTAACGAAAAACGATGCTCAGGTCAAATACGATCCGCgattaagaaaaattttccgatTGCCAAAAGTCGATATCGCTGATTCTCCAATGTCGCCACCACCAGCGGTGCCGGTAAAACCGGAAACACCGAAGTCTCCACCTCACTTGACAGTGCGATCAGATCCTCGAAGAAAAGCCCTTGAGACTTCGAGTCAAGTTTCACAGAATATCAGCGGTTCCGGTGTGTCCGCGAATCCTGTGGGAGTAGTAGGAATGTTGCAGGGTCAAGGTCAAAGTGGTATGGGACATCAACAATCGGAAGGAATGTCGGCAATGGGAATGAATGTTTCGGGCATGCAAGTACCATCGGGTATTCCAGGAATGCCACCGATGGGTCAAAATCCTATCATGGGAGGAATAGGAGGGCCAATGATAGGCGGGCCAATCGCGCCTTCGAATTTACCACCGATGGGAATGGGGCCCGGTCCGAATATGGGCGGCCCTGGAAATGGACCCCCGATGACTTACGATCCAAGATATGCTGCTCAGAGAAATGGAGGTCCAGGACTTTTGGGACCAGCGCCTGGAATGGGTTATGGTCCTGATGTTGGGCCACCTTCTTATGATGGGCCTTCTGGTTATCCTGGACAGggtaatttcaataatttcggcCCTGGACCCGGGGCACAGGATTCTGGAATGATGGCCTTCGGACCGGGTGGCCCTAATCCCGGAAGCTTCGGCGGAAACGTACCACCAGCTGAATGGACGCCGGCTAATCAGAATCAGATGAGACGCGGGGGTGGCGGTGGCAGTAATAGAGTCAGAAGAAGAAACCGAAATAGAGCAAATTCTGGACCTAACAATAGAAGATCTCCGCAATAA